In one Candidatus Lokiarchaeota archaeon genomic region, the following are encoded:
- a CDS encoding DUF1743 domain-containing protein — translation MTRKTLHIGFDDIDSPRGRCTTHFGSIIVEKLDALEVEWLDYPNLIRLNPNIPYRTRGNGSIALRFKTEEKHIDSIQNILQKAIEEYIDEEYLNTNPGIVLVKGEVPSMLVALSKRALWRVIPITFVRRLIEELEVDVHAYGNKRGLIGALSAIGNQLFDDYTYEFIAYRSQEDHSRDRGVEPKSVRKMDKKMDNTVFSNIDRRTGRVLIAPHGPDPVVYGVRGENAVDTVTAGKMVQSTPNRERWLLFRTNQGTGEHLQHRVEIENLRPYMAATVFCEVKSKPEMIEGGHAIFQVSDATGTIDCAAYEPTGDFRKTVLKLIPGDKLILHSGIRPASRTHGMTVNVEGMEVIELAEKAKYHNPICPECSRRMTSAGRNKGYKCKNCGFRARDGKKIKEVIPRELSKKLYLPPLRAQRHLTRPHARVGKQNSGRPSELIKKWHMP, via the coding sequence ATGACTCGCAAAACGCTGCATATAGGTTTCGATGACATTGATAGTCCCCGGGGAAGATGTACGACTCATTTTGGTAGTATCATTGTCGAAAAGCTAGATGCCCTCGAAGTAGAGTGGCTCGACTACCCTAATCTCATCAGGTTGAATCCTAACATACCCTATCGCACACGAGGGAATGGTTCGATTGCGCTTCGATTCAAGACAGAAGAAAAGCACATTGATAGCATTCAAAATATCCTCCAGAAGGCCATCGAGGAATACATAGATGAGGAATACTTGAATACAAACCCCGGAATTGTGCTTGTAAAAGGGGAAGTACCATCCATGCTCGTAGCTCTATCAAAACGGGCACTCTGGCGAGTAATTCCAATAACCTTTGTCCGCCGCCTCATTGAGGAACTGGAAGTGGATGTTCATGCCTATGGGAACAAACGTGGACTCATAGGAGCCCTTTCCGCAATTGGGAATCAACTCTTTGATGATTACACTTACGAATTCATAGCCTACCGGAGTCAAGAGGATCACTCCCGGGATAGAGGTGTCGAACCCAAATCTGTAAGAAAGATGGACAAGAAAATGGACAATACTGTTTTTTCCAACATTGATCGTCGAACAGGAAGGGTCCTAATCGCTCCTCATGGTCCAGATCCCGTTGTTTATGGCGTACGAGGTGAGAATGCCGTTGACACAGTTACAGCTGGGAAGATGGTGCAGAGTACTCCAAATAGAGAAAGATGGTTGCTTTTTAGAACCAATCAAGGAACGGGTGAACACCTCCAACATAGGGTCGAAATCGAAAATCTAAGACCCTATATGGCTGCAACCGTTTTCTGTGAGGTCAAATCAAAACCAGAAATGATAGAGGGAGGGCATGCTATATTCCAAGTGTCAGATGCTACTGGAACTATCGATTGTGCAGCATACGAACCAACCGGGGATTTCAGGAAGACCGTGCTGAAACTGATACCCGGGGATAAACTGATACTGCATTCAGGGATACGTCCCGCTTCACGAACTCATGGTATGACTGTTAATGTGGAAGGAATGGAAGTCATTGAACTAGCAGAAAAAGCGAAGTATCACAATCCAATATGTCCGGAATGTTCTCGGCGAATGACAAGCGCCGGACGCAATAAGGGCTACAAGTGCAAAAACTGTGGTTTCAGGGCTCGTGATGGGAAGAAAATCAAAGAAGTGATACCTCGAGAACTCTCAAAAAAGCTATACTTACCGCCGCTCAGAGCCCAACGGCATCTAACTAGACCTCACGCCAGAGTAGGAAAGCAAAACAGCGGTAGACCTAGTGAGCTTATCAAGAAATGGCACATGCCCTAA
- a CDS encoding DUF367 family protein — protein sequence MAEVEQRRPQVLIYHTGQCDPKKCTGLRLERMKKAKTLNHIRQIPHGSVVLNPISEVAFSVADRQSMFRRGLVALDCSWRQAESIFREARQGIQRALPYLLAANPINTYKPIKLSTAEALAAALYIAGLKERAEDLLSVFKWGPNFIVLNKEWLDAYAECRTSSEVVEVQSEIMEFHKK from the coding sequence ATGGCAGAAGTTGAACAGCGGCGCCCTCAAGTGCTCATCTATCACACCGGACAATGCGATCCGAAGAAATGCACGGGTTTGAGGCTTGAGCGGATGAAGAAAGCGAAGACCCTCAATCACATACGTCAGATTCCCCATGGGTCAGTTGTCCTTAATCCCATTTCCGAAGTGGCATTCTCAGTCGCAGACCGTCAATCCATGTTTCGTCGTGGCCTTGTAGCGCTTGATTGTTCGTGGCGTCAGGCAGAATCGATTTTTCGTGAGGCACGCCAGGGTATCCAGCGCGCCCTGCCCTATCTTCTTGCAGCTAATCCCATCAATACGTACAAGCCAATCAAGCTTTCAACAGCTGAGGCCCTTGCTGCAGCCCTATATATAGCAGGTCTGAAGGAAAGAGCTGAAGATTTGCTATCTGTTTTCAAGTGGGGTCCCAACTTCATAGTTCTGAACAAAGAATGGTTGGATGCTTATGCTGAATGCCGTACCAGCTCAGAGGTTGTGGAGGTTCAATCTGAAATCATGGAATTTCATAAAAAATGA
- a CDS encoding RNA-guided pseudouridylation complex pseudouridine synthase subunit Cbf5 has translation MGILPADRPRDIIVKATDSTNPAYGFESPKDIPIEHLLDKGVVSLDKPAGPSSHEIATWARKILGSDKAGHGGTLDPAVTGVLPLGIGDGTKAMQALLSAGKEYITILELHASTPEAEIKRVIEEFTGKIYQKPPLRSSVKRVLRVREIYYNEVLEIKGRLVLMKVGCQAGTYIRKLCHDLGDALGTGGHMKELRRTRVGPFKEEKRTCSLYDLKDAYCFWKDDGYEKELREYLLPVEYALQHLPYLELRDSAVDAICHGADLAANGIVRLTTGIKEGDMVLLRTMKGEAVALSRSQGSSNEIAKKNTGIVAVTERVLMERGRYPSMWKRD, from the coding sequence ATGGGCATCCTGCCGGCAGATCGCCCAAGGGACATCATAGTCAAGGCGACTGATTCTACAAATCCAGCATATGGATTCGAGAGTCCGAAAGACATACCAATTGAACATCTATTGGACAAGGGAGTTGTCAGTCTAGACAAGCCAGCGGGACCAAGCAGTCACGAAATAGCAACGTGGGCACGAAAGATACTCGGATCAGACAAAGCTGGCCATGGTGGAACTTTGGATCCAGCGGTAACAGGGGTGCTTCCATTGGGAATTGGAGATGGCACCAAAGCTATGCAAGCTCTACTTTCAGCTGGTAAAGAATACATTACAATACTGGAGCTCCATGCAAGCACACCAGAAGCGGAAATCAAACGGGTTATCGAGGAATTCACTGGTAAAATATACCAGAAGCCGCCATTGCGATCTTCCGTGAAAAGAGTACTGCGGGTTAGAGAAATATACTATAATGAGGTCCTTGAAATCAAAGGGCGTCTTGTTCTTATGAAAGTAGGATGTCAGGCAGGAACATACATCCGGAAGCTCTGCCACGATTTGGGAGACGCTTTGGGGACCGGAGGTCATATGAAAGAACTCCGAAGAACCAGAGTTGGACCCTTCAAAGAAGAGAAACGCACTTGCTCACTGTATGATCTCAAAGATGCCTATTGCTTCTGGAAAGATGATGGTTACGAGAAAGAACTGCGCGAGTATCTTCTCCCAGTTGAGTATGCTCTTCAACATCTTCCATACCTAGAACTCAGAGATAGTGCTGTTGATGCCATATGTCACGGAGCTGATTTGGCTGCAAACGGCATTGTCAGGCTTACAACAGGAATCAAAGAGGGAGACATGGTACTTCTCAGGACGATGAAGGGTGAAGCTGTTGCCCTTTCCCGCAGCCAAGGGAGTAGCAATGAGATAGCAAAGAAGAACACGGGAATTGTTGCAGTGACGGAGCGCGTATTGATGGAACGAGGGCGGTATCCTTCAATGTGGAAACGGGACTAG
- a CDS encoding 50S ribosomal protein L14e: MQLYETGRICVKTAGREAGSYCVVVDEMDENYVMVTGPKHISSVRRRACNIKHLEPLEEMLDIEKGADDDEVLEALESAELIEQFRSKIRML, from the coding sequence ATGCAATTATACGAAACAGGCAGAATCTGTGTCAAGACTGCTGGCCGAGAGGCTGGCAGCTACTGTGTTGTTGTTGATGAGATGGACGAGAATTATGTAATGGTCACTGGGCCGAAGCATATATCCAGCGTCCGAAGACGGGCCTGTAATATCAAGCATTTGGAGCCCTTGGAAGAAATGCTAGATATCGAAAAGGGAGCAGATGATGATGAAGTCCTTGAGGCCTTAGAGAGTGCCGAGCTAATTGAACAGTTCCGTAGCAAGATCAGAATGCTCTAA
- a CDS encoding AAA family ATPase: MALVVTLGGLHGTGKSSVADRLAKEFNLRRVSAGQIFRGLAAEKGMDLEEFSAYAEDNKKVDMKLDARLKAEAKKGNVILDGQLAAWMAGKHADLRILLTAPLDIRVQRIADRDETTFEDAKEETLTREESERERYKDYYGIDISDHSVYDLILNTEIYPLEGVVSILSTAIRHLDSYK, encoded by the coding sequence ATGGCTCTTGTAGTAACTCTTGGTGGCCTTCATGGTACCGGCAAGAGCTCCGTTGCAGACAGACTAGCCAAAGAATTCAATCTTAGAAGAGTCTCTGCAGGGCAAATTTTCAGGGGATTAGCTGCAGAGAAAGGAATGGATCTTGAGGAATTCAGTGCTTATGCAGAAGATAACAAGAAAGTGGATATGAAGCTGGATGCAAGGCTCAAGGCTGAAGCCAAGAAAGGAAATGTTATTCTAGACGGTCAATTGGCAGCATGGATGGCGGGAAAGCATGCTGATTTGCGCATTCTACTAACAGCGCCGTTGGATATTAGAGTGCAGAGAATAGCGGACCGAGATGAAACAACTTTTGAAGATGCAAAGGAAGAGACACTAACTAGAGAAGAGAGCGAACGTGAGAGGTACAAAGACTACTATGGAATCGACATAAGCGACCATTCTGTATATGACCTGATTTTAAACACAGAAATATATCCTCTTGAAGGCGTTGTTTCAATTCTCTCAACGGCAATTCGCCACTTGGATTCATATAAGTAG
- the rpl34e gene encoding 50S ribosomal protein L34e (the function of this protein in the ribosome is unknown), with the protein MPRPGELTRGRANRKKTTPGGRHVVHREKFYSPKGRCPITGTKLNLPKEAKHNLNRKSSKSSKRPNRPYGGVLSPKALRRLIKRQVRE; encoded by the coding sequence ATGCCAAGACCAGGAGAGTTGACAAGAGGTAGAGCAAACAGGAAAAAGACCACGCCAGGCGGACGTCACGTAGTGCATAGAGAGAAATTCTATTCACCAAAAGGTCGTTGTCCAATTACCGGGACGAAACTGAATCTTCCAAAAGAGGCCAAACACAACCTGAACAGAAAATCAAGCAAGTCATCAAAGCGACCAAATAGACCCTATGGTGGTGTCTTGAGCCCCAAAGCATTACGAAGACTGATCAAAAGACAGGTAAGAGAATAG
- a CDS encoding DUF106 domain-containing protein encodes MQNLIADFMNWFTATFAIFREPPLSALFVVFVSVTISSISNLAMKRFADMRTLKRHQKQIKEFQELQKKAEESQDEKMLKKLERKRGYIEKIQREMLSERCKPSLFFFIPFALFFAILRGFYSGPEGDLIVAVLPFSVHKVLPFLVGWIGFPTAAGFGMTFWGFYLLSGLGLSSILQRIMGTRVM; translated from the coding sequence ATGCAGAACCTAATCGCAGATTTCATGAATTGGTTCACTGCCACATTCGCAATTTTCCGGGAACCACCCCTTTCAGCCCTGTTTGTGGTTTTTGTATCAGTGACAATATCAAGTATCAGCAATCTTGCAATGAAACGTTTTGCAGATATGCGGACATTGAAGCGACATCAGAAGCAAATCAAGGAATTCCAAGAACTCCAGAAGAAAGCAGAAGAAAGTCAGGACGAAAAGATGCTCAAGAAATTAGAGCGAAAACGAGGATACATAGAAAAGATTCAGCGTGAGATGCTTTCTGAGCGTTGTAAGCCCTCACTCTTCTTCTTCATCCCATTTGCCCTGTTCTTCGCAATATTGCGGGGTTTCTATAGTGGTCCCGAAGGAGATCTAATTGTTGCGGTATTGCCCTTCAGCGTTCACAAGGTGCTACCATTCCTTGTTGGATGGATTGGGTTTCCAACAGCTGCAGGATTTGGAATGACCTTCTGGGGATTTTATCTGCTGTCAGGACTTGGACTATCGTCAATCCTTCAACGGATTATGGGAACTCGAGTGATGTAA
- a CDS encoding adenylate kinase translates to MSDARNVVIATGIPGVGKTTVIDGAVEAVDEEHGEEVNVINFGTEMFEVASERGLVTDRDEMRKLPTTKQREIQRLAGESIAKKAEASRVIVDTHTLIETPNGFLIGLPEWVVKAIMPKTIVLVEAEPENIASRRAQDETRNRDVQLATEIRTHQEMCRAAAAAAGTLTGATVRIIKNRQGKAEVAAAKLAETVME, encoded by the coding sequence ATGAGCGATGCAAGAAATGTCGTAATAGCAACTGGAATTCCAGGCGTTGGTAAGACCACAGTCATTGATGGCGCTGTTGAAGCCGTTGATGAAGAACATGGTGAAGAAGTCAATGTTATCAATTTCGGTACAGAGATGTTTGAGGTGGCTTCAGAACGAGGTCTTGTAACCGACCGAGATGAAATGCGAAAACTACCTACTACTAAACAACGAGAGATTCAACGACTCGCAGGAGAGTCCATTGCAAAGAAAGCAGAAGCGTCGCGAGTTATTGTTGACACTCACACCCTGATAGAGACGCCCAATGGATTCCTAATTGGTCTTCCGGAATGGGTCGTCAAGGCTATTATGCCAAAGACCATCGTGTTGGTTGAAGCAGAACCTGAAAATATCGCCAGCAGGCGTGCCCAAGACGAGACCCGTAACCGAGACGTGCAGCTGGCCACCGAGATTAGAACCCACCAAGAGATGTGCAGAGCCGCAGCAGCAGCGGCAGGTACCTTAACTGGTGCAACTGTAAGAATCATCAAGAATCGGCAAGGCAAAGCAGAGGTAGCAGCTGCGAAGCTTGCAGAAACAGTAATGGAGTAA
- the secY gene encoding preprotein translocase subunit SecY: MTSTFLRLLSPFVRIMPQVKAPDREVSFREKAIWTLLVLIVFLVMSHMPLYGVDPQTGTDYLWAMRVILASSRGTLMELGIGPIVTAGLVMQLLSGSKIIDVDYGNPEERALFTGGQKVLAMFMTAFQALAYIFGGAYGELSPNNQVFVFMQLFIAGIVVILMDELVQKGWGLGSGVSLFIMTNVAGQVIFNMFNITEFETTVPEGNPTNLPKGIIAALVSNLLRWIGIGTEQGRVVGLGWFLVRDGFNPSIMSLAVTFGIFFVVIWLESVRVEIPLQYAKYRGMKARYPIKLLYTSNIPVILSQALYANILFFGQIIFTNFNSEGNNPFLNLIGTFKQDPNSTRLIADGGLAKYITPPQGLFSIINEGFDGILHIIVYAVLMVLLCWGFSTIWVEISGIAPRDVSRQLLNSGYIVPGFRRSEKVLERLLQRYIPVVAGLGGVIIGCLAAAADVLGALASGTGILLMVSIIKQYYEQIAKEQLSAMGGEGVEGLLGIL, translated from the coding sequence GTGACGTCTACGTTCCTTAGACTGCTTTCGCCTTTCGTGCGAATCATGCCGCAGGTGAAGGCACCAGATCGAGAAGTGTCGTTTAGAGAAAAAGCGATATGGACTCTCTTGGTGCTCATAGTTTTTCTCGTAATGTCTCACATGCCGTTATACGGAGTTGATCCGCAAACCGGTACGGATTATCTATGGGCAATGAGAGTTATCCTAGCTAGCTCACGCGGTACGCTTATGGAACTGGGTATAGGACCCATAGTCACTGCAGGACTTGTTATGCAACTCCTATCAGGGTCGAAAATCATCGATGTTGATTACGGTAATCCGGAGGAACGAGCACTCTTCACGGGCGGACAGAAAGTACTGGCCATGTTCATGACAGCATTCCAAGCCCTCGCTTACATCTTCGGTGGCGCATATGGAGAACTGTCCCCAAACAACCAAGTTTTCGTGTTCATGCAGCTCTTCATCGCGGGTATTGTTGTCATTCTTATGGACGAACTTGTACAGAAGGGTTGGGGACTTGGTTCAGGTGTCTCATTGTTCATCATGACCAATGTCGCGGGACAAGTCATCTTCAACATGTTCAACATTACCGAATTTGAAACGACTGTACCTGAAGGCAATCCGACCAATCTGCCAAAGGGAATCATAGCTGCGCTCGTCTCCAATCTCCTCCGATGGATTGGGATTGGAACGGAGCAAGGTCGAGTGGTTGGATTGGGCTGGTTCCTTGTTCGTGATGGCTTCAATCCGAGCATCATGTCACTAGCTGTGACCTTTGGAATCTTCTTTGTCGTCATTTGGCTGGAGTCTGTTCGTGTAGAAATACCCCTTCAATATGCAAAGTATCGAGGAATGAAAGCGAGGTATCCCATCAAACTGCTTTATACCTCGAATATCCCGGTAATCCTGTCACAGGCCCTGTATGCAAACATACTGTTCTTTGGACAAATCATATTCACCAACTTCAACAGTGAAGGAAACAATCCATTCCTCAACCTCATAGGGACCTTTAAACAGGATCCGAATAGCACGCGGCTGATAGCAGATGGAGGCTTGGCCAAATACATAACGCCGCCGCAGGGGCTATTCAGTATCATAAATGAAGGGTTCGATGGTATTCTGCACATCATCGTATATGCCGTTCTTATGGTGTTGCTTTGTTGGGGTTTCAGCACTATATGGGTCGAAATTTCAGGAATCGCACCACGGGATGTGTCTCGCCAGCTTCTGAATTCTGGATATATTGTTCCGGGCTTTAGAAGAAGCGAGAAAGTCCTTGAGCGATTATTGCAGAGGTATATTCCGGTAGTAGCTGGACTTGGTGGAGTCATCATCGGTTGCCTAGCAGCCGCTGCAGATGTTCTAGGAGCGCTAGCCAGCGGAACTGGAATTCTGCTTATGGTATCCATCATCAAGCAATACTACGAGCAAATTGCCAAGGAGCAACTCTCCGCCATGGGCGGTGAAGGCGTCGAGGGCTTACTTGGTATTCTCTAG
- a CDS encoding 50S ribosomal protein L15 → MANRKKKKINKTRGRRGSGYGFTKGHRKSGQRGGKGAAGSEKHHYQKVIAEDPNYFGKHGFTRPQRVIEDISVLNIRDIDMRADQLVEQGLAEKNGERYEIDVSEMGIDKVLGAGRVTRKLDLRGVEDISDSAKRKITEEGGTIDLIED, encoded by the coding sequence ATGGCTAATCGAAAGAAGAAGAAAATCAACAAAACCCGTGGTCGACGAGGTTCAGGATACGGATTCACGAAGGGTCATAGGAAATCAGGTCAACGTGGCGGTAAGGGTGCAGCAGGATCCGAGAAGCACCACTATCAGAAGGTAATAGCTGAAGATCCCAACTATTTTGGAAAGCATGGTTTCACAAGACCACAGCGGGTTATTGAAGACATCAGTGTGCTTAACATACGAGATATCGATATGCGCGCAGATCAGCTGGTTGAACAAGGTCTTGCTGAGAAGAACGGCGAAAGATATGAAATTGATGTTTCTGAAATGGGAATAGACAAGGTCCTCGGCGCAGGCAGAGTTACACGAAAACTAGATCTCCGAGGTGTTGAGGACATTTCAGATAGTGCCAAGAGGAAAATCACCGAGGAAGGCGGTACAATCGATCTAATAGAGGATTGA
- a CDS encoding Hsp20 family protein, which produces MSWYYDDDDEDPRKELRKWFGEFLPEGFFADIDKMMERMMRQMRKEGMLDRKSLNEFMKQQGRTNPFVFGFSMSVGPDGQPVIKRFGNTDFQEKGSPRAGQYEPLVDVIEEDNEIIVVAELPGVDKDDINVRVKGQQLTIRVDNPAKPYHKEIELPGKVKKEDASSSIRNGVLEIRLKKA; this is translated from the coding sequence ATGTCTTGGTATTATGATGACGATGATGAGGATCCACGCAAGGAATTACGTAAGTGGTTTGGTGAGTTCCTTCCGGAAGGGTTCTTTGCAGATATTGATAAGATGATGGAGCGGATGATGAGACAGATGAGGAAGGAGGGTATGCTAGACAGAAAATCACTCAACGAATTCATGAAACAGCAAGGAAGAACCAATCCATTTGTCTTTGGATTCTCAATGAGTGTTGGTCCCGATGGGCAACCGGTCATCAAGAGATTCGGTAACACTGATTTCCAGGAAAAAGGAAGTCCTAGAGCCGGTCAATACGAGCCGCTAGTGGATGTTATTGAGGAAGATAATGAGATTATCGTCGTGGCAGAATTGCCAGGTGTAGACAAGGACGATATTAACGTCCGTGTTAAGGGACAGCAGCTCACAATACGTGTTGATAATCCGGCAAAACCTTATCACAAAGAAATTGAGTTGCCGGGCAAAGTCAAGAAGGAAGATGCGAGCTCTTCTATCAGAAATGGCGTCCTAGAAATTCGATTGAAGAAAGCATAG
- a CDS encoding 50S ribosomal protein L30, with the protein MLLVIRTRGNVRVRPQIEDTLKKLRLGRNHSAIVIQNTQSMRGMINRVKDYVTWGEIDSDIAEMLVRKRGRLSGNRRLSDEYVKEHSEYKSMKEFSKSLAAGEAKLSDVEGLKPLFRLSPPSGGYRGKISDPIKKGGVLGYRGPDINNLAKRMI; encoded by the coding sequence ATGTTGCTGGTTATCCGAACACGTGGTAACGTAAGAGTTAGACCTCAAATTGAGGATACTCTGAAGAAGCTACGACTAGGAAGAAATCATAGCGCCATAGTCATACAGAACACTCAGTCTATGAGAGGCATGATCAATAGAGTGAAGGATTATGTCACGTGGGGTGAAATAGACTCAGACATAGCTGAGATGCTTGTTAGGAAACGTGGTCGCCTTTCTGGAAACAGAAGACTAAGCGATGAGTACGTCAAAGAGCATTCTGAGTACAAGTCTATGAAGGAATTTTCGAAGTCACTCGCAGCAGGTGAGGCCAAACTGTCAGACGTTGAAGGTCTGAAGCCATTATTCAGACTAAGTCCACCAAGTGGAGGATATCGCGGAAAAATAAGTGACCCAATCAAGAAAGGGGGAGTACTCGGATACCGCGGTCCTGACATTAATAACCTTGCCAAGAGAATGATATAG
- a CDS encoding 30S ribosomal protein S5, with amino-acid sequence MSRNRDSLEDWVPKTRLGRLVKEGHINSLEEIVENNYTIREPEIGDMLFPDLRQEIVDVTVVRRQSDSGQQRSFRISVVVGNGEGIIGIGTGKAGEFVPAIRAAEARAKLNLTLFRRGCGSWECRCDDPHSIPFEVTGKSGSVRVTLKPAPKGTGLVTADVGKTVLSIAGVEDVWSERRGRSRISGNFAKAFVDALQQTYKMLPPQEWARRTGVVTE; translated from the coding sequence ATGAGTAGAAATAGAGATTCACTAGAAGACTGGGTCCCGAAGACCAGACTTGGTCGTCTTGTCAAGGAAGGACACATCAATAGTCTTGAAGAAATAGTTGAGAACAACTACACTATACGTGAACCAGAAATTGGTGATATGCTGTTTCCCGATTTAAGACAGGAAATTGTAGATGTAACTGTTGTGCGCAGACAGTCAGACAGCGGCCAACAGCGGAGCTTCAGAATCAGTGTTGTTGTTGGTAACGGGGAAGGAATTATCGGAATAGGTACTGGAAAGGCTGGAGAGTTTGTTCCGGCCATTCGAGCGGCTGAGGCAAGAGCCAAACTTAACCTGACTCTCTTCAGGAGAGGCTGTGGATCGTGGGAATGTCGCTGCGATGATCCGCATAGCATTCCATTCGAAGTCACAGGAAAATCGGGTTCAGTCCGTGTGACTCTTAAACCAGCTCCAAAAGGAACAGGACTTGTCACCGCAGATGTGGGAAAAACTGTTCTTAGTATAGCTGGTGTTGAAGATGTCTGGTCGGAGCGTCGAGGAAGATCAAGGATTTCTGGCAACTTCGCCAAAGCATTTGTTGACGCACTGCAGCAAACCTACAAGATGCTTCCACCCCAAGAGTGGGCCAGACGAACAGGGGTTGTTACAGAATGA
- a CDS encoding 50S ribosomal protein L18, whose translation MARGSTYKVKFRRRREGRTDYYRRRRLLLSGKPRLVVRKTNTRTIAQFIIAKRSGDRTIAAAVSSELYAYGWDMGMGNMPAAYLTGLLAAKRAKEKGIEEAVLDIGLNPPVAGSSVFAVLKGALDGGIDVPHNPEVLPDDSRIQGEHIAAAYEHFNESDEENHMFDRLERMGVDVSKAPEQFEKAKETIIESSVEELEQMKEKAKDRRPIQKKHEPKEREEPEEHPPRAKPIKHRRRLVQSHDKKRKK comes from the coding sequence ATGGCACGTGGATCTACGTACAAAGTCAAATTCAGACGTCGTCGAGAAGGCCGCACTGATTACTATCGCAGGCGCAGGCTTCTGTTGTCTGGAAAACCACGTTTGGTTGTCAGAAAAACCAATACACGAACTATTGCACAATTCATCATTGCAAAGCGCTCTGGTGATCGGACGATAGCAGCAGCGGTCTCCAGCGAGCTATATGCATATGGCTGGGATATGGGGATGGGAAATATGCCCGCAGCATATCTTACGGGTCTTCTCGCAGCAAAGAGAGCAAAAGAAAAAGGAATCGAAGAAGCTGTATTGGATATAGGATTGAATCCCCCAGTTGCGGGGTCTTCAGTCTTTGCTGTTCTGAAAGGAGCACTTGATGGCGGGATTGATGTCCCCCATAATCCAGAAGTGTTACCAGACGACTCAAGAATACAAGGCGAACATATTGCAGCTGCCTATGAGCATTTCAATGAAAGTGATGAGGAGAATCATATGTTCGATCGTCTCGAGCGCATGGGTGTTGATGTATCAAAGGCTCCTGAGCAGTTTGAGAAAGCCAAAGAGACAATCATTGAAAGCTCGGTTGAAGAACTCGAACAGATGAAAGAAAAGGCAAAAGACAGACGGCCTATTCAAAAGAAGCATGAGCCCAAAGAACGTGAAGAGCCAGAAGAGCACCCACCACGGGCGAAGCCTATCAAGCACCGAAGAAGACTGGTCCAAAGCCATGACAAGAAGCGTAAGAAATAG
- a CDS encoding 50S ribosomal protein L19e, whose translation MKLTAQKRLAAEVMGVGKSRVWIDPEWVDEVSLAITKNDIRRLIDEGIIQKKAKKGVSRGRARHKAAQKRKGQRKGPGRKKGKATAKLSKKDRWIRKIRPIRKELRRMRDEGEITSSVYRTLYRKAKGNTFRNVAHLRTYISERNLETEE comes from the coding sequence ATGAAGCTTACTGCACAGAAAAGACTAGCTGCAGAAGTGATGGGTGTAGGCAAATCCCGTGTTTGGATTGACCCAGAATGGGTAGATGAAGTAAGCCTGGCCATCACAAAGAATGACATCCGAAGACTCATTGATGAAGGTATCATCCAGAAGAAAGCAAAGAAGGGTGTCAGCAGAGGCCGAGCACGACATAAGGCAGCTCAGAAGCGGAAAGGACAACGAAAAGGACCAGGCCGCAAGAAAGGCAAGGCCACCGCAAAGCTGTCAAAGAAGGACCGCTGGATTAGAAAAATCCGGCCAATTAGGAAGGAACTTCGACGTATGCGTGATGAAGGTGAAATCACATCTTCGGTCTACAGAACCCTCTACAGAAAAGCCAAGGGGAACACATTCAGAAACGTTGCACACCTGAGAACATACATTTCAGAAAGAAACTTGGAGACTGAAGAATAA